In Vibrio diazotrophicus, the following proteins share a genomic window:
- a CDS encoding sensor domain-containing diguanylate cyclase — translation MVDKLNLRKLILFLCMFSVAITLLNAFYTVYRVQKELILSNTMESNWVYAEKMADMTDAFIDTAMSQLNFSANILSKKIGDTQVLDNEVERLRLQTNAFNSVVVVDSKGTIIAISPETLALKGVTLKQDAARQSLNARAPLITDPFVSPSGNYITSISHPIYSEAGEYLGYVSGTLYLERQNILTRLLGKHSHQDGSYMYVVDRNKTIIYHPDKRRVGQVILNNEAINAVVNREDGYGDIVNSQGVDMLAGYAPVKNSGWGVIVQKPKNNALNSLNDLMFLVFWKGFPIGVLTLMFIWGASILISRPLWQLASAATKIGNYKSTISDLNRIHAWYFEALHLRRSFLNAMGVVSNTIDKLHSDTLTDALTGALNRRGLDKTIEQFQEQNRPFSLLALDIDHFKRVNDTFGHHIGDELIKSLSKIMKEEARAQDVVCRSGGEEFIIFLANTNPTRAYDVAERIRRSIEAYHFDTVGNVTISIGVSHWKGQEDSIHEAIKNADNALYKAKRNGRNRTEL, via the coding sequence GTGGTTGATAAGTTGAATTTGAGAAAGTTGATACTTTTTTTATGCATGTTCAGTGTAGCTATTACTTTATTGAATGCCTTTTACACGGTTTATCGCGTTCAAAAAGAATTGATTCTTAGCAATACGATGGAATCCAATTGGGTTTATGCCGAAAAAATGGCGGACATGACCGATGCTTTTATTGATACCGCGATGTCTCAGTTGAACTTCAGTGCGAATATATTGAGTAAAAAGATTGGCGATACTCAAGTGTTAGACAATGAAGTGGAACGTTTAAGATTACAGACGAATGCATTCAATTCAGTGGTAGTCGTGGATTCTAAAGGCACTATCATTGCAATATCACCTGAAACATTGGCATTGAAAGGCGTTACATTAAAGCAAGACGCCGCTCGTCAATCTTTAAACGCAAGAGCGCCTCTCATTACGGACCCTTTTGTATCACCTTCTGGCAACTATATTACGAGTATCTCCCATCCGATTTATTCTGAAGCTGGCGAATATTTAGGGTATGTCAGTGGTACTTTGTATTTGGAACGCCAAAATATTTTGACAAGACTTTTGGGTAAACATAGTCATCAAGATGGTTCGTATATGTATGTCGTCGACCGTAATAAAACCATCATTTATCATCCCGATAAGAGGAGAGTCGGGCAAGTGATACTCAATAATGAGGCTATCAACGCGGTTGTTAACCGTGAAGATGGATATGGTGACATTGTCAATTCGCAAGGTGTTGATATGTTGGCTGGTTACGCTCCAGTAAAGAACTCCGGATGGGGCGTGATAGTCCAAAAGCCAAAGAATAATGCTTTAAACAGCCTTAATGATTTAATGTTTCTTGTCTTTTGGAAAGGTTTCCCGATAGGTGTGCTGACATTGATGTTTATTTGGGGGGCATCTATTTTGATATCTCGGCCACTTTGGCAGCTCGCCAGTGCTGCTACTAAAATTGGTAATTACAAGTCGACGATATCGGATTTAAACCGTATTCATGCATGGTACTTTGAAGCGTTGCACTTAAGGCGGAGTTTTTTGAATGCTATGGGTGTCGTGTCAAATACCATTGATAAACTCCATTCAGATACGTTGACGGATGCGCTTACTGGTGCTTTAAATCGAAGAGGATTAGATAAGACGATTGAACAGTTTCAAGAGCAAAATAGACCATTTTCATTGTTGGCTTTGGACATTGACCACTTCAAGAGGGTTAATGATACATTTGGTCATCATATCGGAGACGAACTAATAAAAAGTTTATCCAAGATAATGAAAGAAGAAGCTCGAGCACAAGATGTTGTGTGCCGCTCTGGTGGTGAGGAATTTATTATTTTTCTTGCCAACACTAACCCGACTAGAGCATATGATGTAGCAGAGCGAATTCGCCGCTCAATAGAAGCCTATCATTTTGATACTGTCGGTAATGTAACAATTTCAATTGGTGTATCGCACTGGAAAGGACAAGAGGACTCTATACATGAGGCAATCAAAAATGCAGATAATGCGCTGTATAAAGCTAAGCGTAATGGGCGAAATCGCACTGAACTGTAA
- a CDS encoding WYL domain-containing protein: MSNKTSIEGLSALLHTLMLIPQHRWITVRELQQQLALLDIHRTTRSIKRYLDEVIVEVFNVECDSMSMPHVYRKTSEQLLKLNKQEMLYWQLTNKYLLPLVPDALNYGQGSSSERDKPLSHKGSAHSKEQEWLAKVHVALPTIREWSDEQRQVLNAVHTALLHNRMLKISSQVLQQEKALIEPLGLSVQCDALLLLFRLSGQHTIRTLALPLIDEASVSTFSFTYPTDFNLERFMREHDGISAS; this comes from the coding sequence ATGAGCAATAAAACCAGCATTGAAGGGCTATCCGCTTTGCTGCACACGCTGATGCTTATTCCTCAACACCGATGGATTACCGTTAGGGAGTTGCAGCAGCAGTTAGCCCTACTCGATATCCACCGCACCACTCGCAGCATTAAACGCTACCTCGATGAAGTCATTGTGGAGGTGTTTAACGTGGAGTGTGATTCGATGAGCATGCCCCATGTTTATCGCAAAACCTCAGAGCAATTACTGAAGCTCAACAAGCAGGAAATGCTCTATTGGCAACTGACCAACAAGTACTTACTACCGCTAGTTCCTGATGCACTGAATTATGGGCAAGGGTCCTCCTCGGAGAGAGACAAACCCTTGTCCCACAAGGGTTCAGCACATTCAAAAGAGCAAGAATGGTTAGCCAAAGTACATGTGGCATTGCCCACTATTCGCGAGTGGAGTGACGAACAACGGCAAGTGTTGAATGCGGTACACACGGCATTACTGCACAACCGTATGCTCAAGATATCTAGCCAAGTATTGCAGCAAGAGAAGGCGCTCATTGAGCCACTGGGACTCTCGGTTCAGTGTGACGCGCTCTTGCTGCTCTTTCGATTATCCGGTCAACACACGATACGCACCCTAGCTTTGCCTTTGATTGATGAGGCCAGTGTATCGACGTTTTCTTTTACCTATCCGACTGATTTCAACCTTGAACGGTTCATGCGTGAACACGATGGAATCAGTGCGTCCTGA
- a CDS encoding putative bifunctional diguanylate cyclase/phosphodiesterase, which produces MTKSHRNRSLSFEGQQGRLTAEDYPTIPQTRPFDDVARCLIEAQRDDRLLNALTHFFRHAEQAMALTPNAYQDFRSTLRAFNAFIEKNTEQQQLLAALALWIRWLSASQKPSTPTEPMTSLVVFASQRLADVAVLMLSEPHSHQHAFERLRDSERRLHDAMDYAQIGHWSSPYEGTRSQWSPQIYDLLGLERSCPPGLDTLKSVIDEDVMPDFIAARQHSFETGEDFFLECPVTRLSDGERRWIECRGQVHYLKSGKPERLSGFIQDITSRKESEETITQLAYFDPLTSLPNRRWLLDKLTQQCDSLAHRRSYCAILYIDIDDFKKIIDLHGHPCGDTLLILIAQRICALLRPQDTLARIGHDEFMLILCGLPEEYPQALEQVSQWSTQLLETLAQPHTIDEHKFVNSASIGMVLFNDNAVGAEELINRAGMALTHAKLDGKNASHLYHSTIQDKVLQRLHLESSLRQAVELNQLALYYQPQVHGTHLTVGAEALIRWFHPEHGLIAPDDFIPLAEETGLIISIGDWVLEQACLQLSRWQSDFQYLTLSVNVSYKQFTHSDFVAKVESVLERYPILPGTLKLELTETLLVDDIELTIAHMQALKVRGIIFSLDDFGTGYSSLQYLKRLPISQIKIDRSFVSDLEDNPNDQSIVTATIAMAKALGIDVIAEGVETQVQETFLREHGCDTHQGYYYSPPLSLCDFERYLQANARRLT; this is translated from the coding sequence ATGACGAAGTCCCATCGTAACCGTTCGTTAAGTTTTGAGGGCCAACAAGGCAGACTTACTGCTGAAGATTACCCCACGATACCTCAAACGCGCCCTTTTGATGACGTAGCTCGGTGCCTTATCGAAGCGCAACGCGATGACCGGCTCTTAAACGCACTAACCCACTTTTTTAGGCATGCTGAGCAGGCGATGGCACTCACCCCCAACGCTTATCAAGATTTCCGCTCCACGTTACGTGCCTTTAACGCCTTTATAGAAAAGAACACCGAGCAACAGCAACTGTTGGCGGCGCTCGCTTTATGGATTCGCTGGCTTTCTGCGTCGCAAAAGCCGTCTACACCAACCGAGCCCATGACATCGTTAGTGGTATTCGCTTCACAACGCCTCGCCGACGTCGCGGTCCTAATGCTCAGTGAGCCGCATTCACACCAGCATGCCTTCGAGCGACTTAGAGACAGTGAACGCCGGCTTCACGATGCCATGGATTACGCTCAAATCGGGCACTGGTCATCCCCTTATGAGGGCACTCGTTCTCAGTGGTCACCGCAAATTTATGACTTGCTCGGATTAGAAAGGTCCTGCCCCCCAGGCCTTGATACCCTAAAATCCGTCATCGATGAAGACGTCATGCCCGACTTCATTGCCGCTCGGCAGCACAGCTTTGAGACTGGCGAAGACTTCTTCCTAGAGTGCCCAGTCACTCGCCTCAGCGATGGGGAGCGCCGGTGGATAGAGTGTCGTGGACAGGTGCATTACCTCAAGTCCGGCAAGCCTGAGCGACTGTCCGGATTCATTCAAGATATCACGAGTCGTAAAGAGAGCGAGGAAACCATTACCCAACTCGCCTACTTTGACCCACTGACGTCACTACCAAACCGGCGTTGGTTATTAGATAAGTTAACCCAGCAATGTGACTCTCTCGCACATCGTCGATCTTACTGTGCGATTCTCTATATTGACATCGATGACTTTAAAAAAATCATTGACCTTCATGGTCACCCGTGTGGTGATACATTGCTGATACTCATCGCACAGCGTATCTGTGCGCTTCTTCGCCCCCAGGATACGTTAGCGCGCATCGGACATGACGAATTCATGTTGATACTCTGTGGCTTACCTGAAGAGTATCCTCAAGCGCTCGAACAAGTCAGCCAATGGAGCACTCAGTTACTAGAGACGTTGGCACAACCTCATACCATCGACGAGCATAAGTTTGTCAACAGTGCCAGTATCGGGATGGTGCTTTTTAATGATAATGCCGTTGGCGCAGAGGAGCTCATTAATCGCGCTGGGATGGCGTTAACGCACGCCAAGCTCGACGGAAAAAATGCGTCACATTTGTACCATAGCACGATACAAGACAAGGTATTGCAACGCCTCCATCTCGAGTCGTCACTGCGCCAAGCCGTCGAACTCAATCAACTGGCATTGTATTATCAACCTCAAGTCCATGGCACCCATCTGACCGTCGGCGCGGAGGCCCTGATTCGGTGGTTCCATCCAGAGCATGGACTTATCGCACCTGATGACTTCATTCCACTTGCGGAAGAAACGGGACTGATCATTAGTATTGGGGATTGGGTACTAGAACAAGCTTGCCTTCAACTCTCGCGTTGGCAATCTGACTTCCAATATCTGACTTTGTCTGTCAATGTGAGCTACAAACAGTTCACGCACTCGGATTTCGTGGCGAAAGTTGAATCGGTTCTTGAACGTTATCCGATTTTACCTGGCACGTTAAAGCTCGAGCTCACTGAAACCCTGCTAGTCGATGACATTGAACTGACTATCGCCCACATGCAGGCCTTAAAAGTGCGTGGCATCATTTTTTCATTAGACGATTTTGGTACGGGCTATTCCTCTTTGCAGTATCTCAAGCGTCTGCCTATAAGTCAGATTAAAATCGATCGCTCCTTTGTCTCAGATCTTGAAGATAACCCTAACGACCAATCCATTGTCACCGCGACCATTGCCATGGCCAAAGCATTGGGTATCGATGTCATCGCTGAAGGCGTTGAGACACAAGTTCAAGAAACCTTTCTTCGAGAGCACGGATGTGATACGCACCAAGGCTATTACTATAGTCCGCCTTTATCGCTATGTGACTTTGAACGCTATTTACAGGCGAACGCCCGGAGATTGACCTAG
- a CDS encoding methyl-accepting chemotaxis protein, producing the protein MNLTIRHRLYVLSFLPVIIVSIAMMLEASIEARRLSSDQIASAHEAMIEMKKAELRTYLEIADSALAPLKQTKASREDAISLLRNVKFGDSGYLFGYDSKGIRLLLGKSNVGIGQSFYNLKDSNGSYFVQELIKNAKAEKFTTYYFPKPGSSSPLPKLSYSIYIPQWDLTLGAGIYTDDVEQELMHMEKSALDRLDQSLWTLILISVVVMLSVAFMAYLVNRSVMRPLELFSNSIRSFASGDADLTARMESFKAREFNVLSEDFNTFVASLQEIINQVRNVSQQVVQESKAMNQRASDSAQLSAGQQKETEQVATAMTEMTATAAEISNNAGQAADSAREAEDNVSVAHQVVVATASSVSALSEEVAQASIVISKLEGDVKNISSSLDIIQEIAEQTNLLALNAAIEAARAGDQGRGFAVVADEVRKLASRTQDSTGDIHDIIQRLKAASDDAVTVMDKSHKRSIDTVSQANSATSALRKIQESVQDILDMNALIATATSQQSVVGQEISQRVVVISEQSDDASKLAQDSKRGSEDLNIKVKELSSLVERFKV; encoded by the coding sequence ATGAATTTGACCATTAGACATCGACTTTATGTTTTGTCTTTCTTACCAGTGATCATTGTATCTATCGCAATGATGTTAGAGGCCTCAATTGAAGCCAGACGTTTAAGCTCAGATCAAATTGCTAGCGCCCACGAAGCGATGATAGAAATGAAGAAGGCTGAGCTACGAACCTACCTAGAAATCGCAGATAGTGCCTTAGCTCCACTAAAACAAACAAAAGCGTCTCGTGAAGATGCCATTTCTCTTTTGAGAAATGTTAAGTTCGGTGATTCAGGGTATCTATTTGGGTATGACTCAAAAGGCATAAGACTACTTCTAGGAAAAAGTAACGTAGGTATTGGTCAAAGCTTTTATAATCTCAAGGACTCGAATGGCAGCTATTTTGTTCAAGAATTAATTAAGAATGCAAAGGCTGAAAAATTCACAACGTATTACTTCCCTAAACCTGGCAGTTCATCACCACTGCCCAAGCTTAGTTACTCTATTTATATTCCACAATGGGATCTGACTTTAGGTGCCGGTATCTACACCGACGATGTAGAACAAGAACTGATGCATATGGAAAAAAGTGCTTTAGATAGATTAGATCAAAGTCTTTGGACACTGATTCTAATTAGCGTCGTCGTTATGCTGAGCGTTGCTTTCATGGCATATCTAGTGAATAGAAGCGTTATGAGACCACTTGAACTCTTTAGTAACTCTATCCGTTCTTTCGCTAGTGGTGATGCTGATTTGACAGCTCGCATGGAAAGCTTTAAAGCAAGGGAATTTAATGTTCTTAGTGAAGATTTCAATACATTTGTAGCGAGTCTTCAAGAGATTATCAACCAAGTTAGAAATGTAAGTCAGCAAGTTGTTCAAGAGAGCAAAGCGATGAATCAGAGAGCTTCGGATTCAGCTCAACTTTCTGCTGGTCAGCAAAAAGAGACAGAACAAGTAGCGACAGCGATGACAGAAATGACAGCGACAGCGGCAGAGATATCGAATAATGCTGGTCAAGCTGCTGATTCTGCACGGGAAGCAGAAGATAATGTTAGTGTTGCGCATCAAGTCGTTGTGGCTACAGCAAGTTCTGTATCAGCTTTATCAGAAGAGGTAGCTCAAGCAAGTATTGTGATATCCAAGCTTGAGGGCGATGTAAAGAACATTTCATCATCACTTGATATTATTCAGGAGATCGCTGAGCAAACTAACTTGTTAGCACTGAATGCAGCCATCGAAGCTGCGCGAGCTGGAGATCAAGGTCGTGGCTTTGCTGTAGTGGCAGATGAAGTCCGTAAACTAGCAAGTCGTACGCAGGACAGTACTGGAGACATTCACGATATCATACAGCGGCTGAAAGCTGCTTCAGATGATGCTGTTACCGTAATGGACAAGAGTCATAAACGCAGTATCGATACTGTATCTCAAGCTAACTCAGCGACTTCCGCTCTTCGTAAAATCCAAGAATCTGTGCAAGACATTTTAGACATGAACGCTCTAATTGCCACTGCGACCAGCCAACAAAGTGTAGTTGGACAAGAAATATCTCAGAGGGTCGTGGTTATATCAGAACAAAGCGATGATGCTTCCAAGCTCGCTCAGGACAGTAAGCGTGGTAGCGAAGACTTAAATATCAAGGTTAAAGAGTTATCCTCTTTGGTTGAACGTTTCAAAGTATAG
- a CDS encoding inovirus Gp2 family protein: protein MANRTYLPSITLDRTFEDYPLYYSDKGLYESALTSMVDVFEQALSQFDIALATRLDLFLPEDHQDTDLSILNDYFNLLKEKLDTDSLFYVWRKREDKVPSHNYRVMLFSDYSQHFGPAICWDKRNELVGHLKTAWQEAIEKHYSGEARSLVFLNDRGNYGVGTRCRSKDVNIKNTVFHRMSSLAEAWEEKRYCFGSSLE, encoded by the coding sequence ATGGCGAATAGAACCTACCTCCCAAGCATTACCCTTGACCGAACTTTTGAAGATTACCCGCTGTATTACAGCGACAAGGGGTTATACGAATCAGCACTGACCTCAATGGTCGATGTCTTTGAGCAGGCTCTCAGTCAGTTTGACATCGCTCTCGCCACACGTTTGGACTTGTTCTTGCCAGAAGACCATCAAGATACCGACCTCAGTATCCTCAACGATTACTTTAATCTGCTTAAAGAAAAGCTTGATACGGATTCTCTGTTTTATGTATGGCGTAAGCGGGAAGACAAGGTGCCATCCCACAACTATCGCGTGATGCTGTTTAGTGACTATAGCCAGCACTTTGGCCCCGCTATTTGTTGGGACAAGCGCAATGAATTGGTCGGGCACCTTAAAACGGCTTGGCAAGAAGCGATAGAAAAGCACTACAGCGGCGAAGCGCGGTCATTGGTGTTTCTCAATGACCGAGGCAATTATGGGGTGGGGACTCGTTGTCGTAGCAAAGACGTCAACATAAAGAACACTGTCTTCCACCGCATGAGCAGTCTTGCTGAAGCGTGGGAAGAAAAGCGTTACTGCTTTGGCTCTAGCTTGGAATAG
- a CDS encoding RNase H family protein — protein MSYSIYVDGAAPNNQHVCMRGGIGLVVMDEDNEIVHEEGITIDRKTDSAELELLALVEALEYAEDGDVIYSDSDYCVKGFNIWMDDWKDRGWRRADKKPVKNRHLWQQVDELSSRKYVEVEKVKAHSGVEGNERADLLAVEAAAI, from the coding sequence ATGAGTTATTCAATTTACGTAGACGGCGCGGCACCAAACAACCAACACGTCTGTATGCGAGGTGGCATCGGGCTGGTGGTGATGGATGAAGACAATGAGATTGTTCATGAAGAAGGTATCACTATTGACCGCAAAACTGACAGTGCTGAGCTGGAACTACTGGCCTTAGTTGAGGCGTTGGAGTACGCAGAAGATGGGGACGTGATTTACTCAGATAGTGATTACTGTGTAAAAGGTTTCAACATCTGGATGGACGATTGGAAAGACCGAGGTTGGCGCCGTGCGGATAAGAAACCCGTCAAAAATCGTCACTTGTGGCAACAAGTAGATGAGCTGAGTTCTAGGAAGTATGTTGAAGTTGAAAAGGTAAAAGCACACTCCGGTGTTGAAGGGAATGAGAGAGCAGACTTGTTAGCGGTTGAAGCCGCGGCAATATAA
- a CDS encoding DUF2787 domain-containing protein yields MSKLIFTASTLPVSKKLHKLLSEQLTAHLLGNEALTTSRYLVFNFRDKSYSAEEGGFHPVEIAICQTSTGAWSIEYITDFAYMGNYYPELERNLDFDFRAGQFFVAYRGWLPMQGSRDAKELYRLWENNFLAYVDMDAYNEIAVTPQ; encoded by the coding sequence ATGTCCAAATTAATCTTTACGGCATCCACACTACCTGTTTCAAAGAAACTGCATAAGCTGTTAAGTGAGCAACTCACCGCTCATTTGCTGGGTAATGAAGCACTGACCACCAGTCGTTATCTGGTGTTTAACTTTCGTGATAAAAGTTACAGTGCGGAAGAAGGTGGTTTCCATCCGGTTGAGATTGCGATTTGCCAAACCTCAACAGGAGCGTGGAGCATTGAGTACATCACCGACTTTGCTTATATGGGGAATTACTATCCAGAGCTAGAGCGCAACTTAGATTTTGATTTTCGGGCCGGGCAGTTCTTTGTCGCCTATCGTGGCTGGCTACCAATGCAAGGTAGCCGTGATGCCAAAGAGCTGTATCGGCTATGGGAGAATAACTTTCTTGCCTATGTCGATATGGACGCTTACAACGAGATAGCCGTCACCCCGCAATAG
- a CDS encoding AlpA family transcriptional regulator has product MKFLRLKDVMSLTGLGRSTIYKFMADETDFPKSVPLGGRAVAWVESEIEEWMEQRLALRDNQESFQ; this is encoded by the coding sequence ATGAAATTTCTACGACTTAAAGACGTGATGTCACTAACAGGGCTAGGCCGCTCCACTATCTACAAGTTCATGGCTGATGAAACCGATTTTCCGAAGAGTGTCCCACTCGGTGGACGTGCCGTGGCTTGGGTCGAAAGTGAAATCGAGGAATGGATGGAGCAACGTCTAGCACTGCGAGACAACCAAGAATCCTTTCAGTAA
- a CDS encoding inovirus Gp2 family protein — MIHQLNVAHQRAHTITHDRTFNGKPLYYFENGLVLEYLEGIDRVLTEALNQYPRIYAVHINLNLPSDFGGDYLTVFTHFFRILESETNELCKDKYTDRTYQYQQTVIRYIWAKANESTSKHHHLILLFDRALFQNLGTGREGWGRFLYKKVRKTWDRVVEAYYNQSCSGLAYSPSNEGFELLSDAETFPLQLNEFFYRISRLAKPITNQNDHPNKSFGCSHDSP, encoded by the coding sequence ATGATTCATCAACTCAACGTAGCTCATCAAAGAGCCCACACTATCACTCATGACAGAACCTTCAATGGGAAACCACTCTACTACTTTGAGAATGGTCTCGTCCTCGAATACCTAGAGGGTATAGACCGAGTGCTGACTGAAGCTCTAAACCAATATCCAAGAATCTATGCTGTTCACATCAACCTAAATCTACCGAGTGACTTCGGGGGTGATTACCTAACGGTGTTTACCCATTTCTTTCGTATTTTAGAATCGGAGACTAACGAGCTCTGTAAGGACAAATACACCGACAGAACTTATCAATACCAGCAAACGGTCATTCGTTATATCTGGGCGAAGGCGAATGAATCCACCAGCAAGCACCATCATCTTATCTTGCTCTTTGATAGGGCTCTCTTTCAAAACTTAGGCACTGGTCGAGAGGGTTGGGGGCGTTTTCTCTACAAAAAAGTGAGGAAGACATGGGATAGGGTGGTTGAAGCCTATTACAATCAATCATGCTCAGGATTAGCTTATTCCCCTAGCAATGAAGGTTTTGAGCTGTTGTCTGACGCTGAAACGTTCCCGTTACAGTTAAATGAGTTCTTCTATCGAATCAGTCGTCTCGCGAAGCCCATTACCAACCAGAACGATCACCCCAACAAGAGCTTTGGTTGCAGTCACGACTCACCTTAA
- a CDS encoding sensor domain-containing diguanylate cyclase, which translates to MKLVPYISILGIIIIQDLETVFVNEYYAHLYGYSSASELLNSIDSFLDLIDPSDHPKAIDNYYQTLKGDVLPRGRTFRNRHRHGREFSVFAIDHVIEWNGKPALQVTVIDLSAQERAQQQLQENEQKFKQLITNSGQGISVHRDFKPIFVNQAWVDLMRVPSIDAVLRDVNLLTLLPEEEHANAQSRYQSLISGRLSGAKTVVKNRCFDGEIRYFRVYDNLIEWDGEPAVQAVIEDVTDRVILEAKLRQLSVTDPLTDIYNRRELDRVLNQEFQKGQRYGHPFSVILIDIDHFKVINDTYGHDVGDNTLRAIANTLRDTLRQTDVLGRWGGEEFLIVCPSTDLTGASHLANTLRSRIANLALDVTKSVTISIGVTSLDTDDTQVSDVLKRADRALYEAKRNGRNQVKVDRP; encoded by the coding sequence TTGAAGCTGGTACCATACATATCCATATTGGGTATCATCATTATCCAAGATTTAGAGACCGTATTCGTCAATGAATACTACGCGCACCTGTATGGCTACTCTAGCGCCTCAGAACTCCTCAACTCAATAGACTCCTTTCTTGACTTGATTGATCCCTCTGACCATCCCAAAGCGATCGACAACTATTATCAAACGCTCAAAGGTGACGTTCTTCCCCGAGGGAGAACCTTTCGTAATCGCCATCGCCACGGTCGGGAATTCTCAGTGTTTGCCATCGATCACGTGATTGAGTGGAACGGAAAACCCGCTTTACAAGTCACGGTTATCGATCTCTCAGCACAAGAACGAGCCCAACAGCAACTTCAGGAAAATGAGCAAAAATTTAAACAGCTGATCACCAATTCAGGGCAAGGCATTAGCGTCCACCGAGACTTTAAACCCATATTTGTCAATCAAGCTTGGGTTGACTTGATGCGCGTCCCCTCCATCGACGCCGTACTCCGTGATGTCAACTTACTCACTTTACTACCTGAGGAGGAGCACGCCAACGCTCAGTCACGTTATCAATCACTCATTAGTGGCCGTTTATCCGGGGCCAAAACGGTTGTGAAAAATCGATGTTTTGATGGAGAGATTCGTTACTTTCGCGTCTACGACAACCTGATTGAATGGGATGGAGAGCCAGCTGTTCAAGCCGTCATCGAGGATGTTACCGATCGAGTCATACTCGAAGCTAAGTTAAGACAGCTGTCGGTGACCGATCCACTGACCGATATCTATAACCGTCGGGAACTCGATCGTGTACTCAACCAAGAATTTCAAAAAGGGCAACGTTATGGGCACCCATTTTCGGTTATCCTCATCGACATCGATCACTTCAAGGTCATCAATGATACGTATGGACATGATGTGGGCGACAACACATTGCGAGCCATTGCCAACACACTTCGTGACACCCTACGCCAAACTGACGTGTTAGGCCGTTGGGGTGGGGAGGAGTTTTTAATTGTCTGCCCGTCCACTGACCTTACCGGTGCCTCGCACCTCGCCAACACCTTGAGATCACGCATCGCGAATCTAGCACTAGACGTTACGAAGTCCGTTACCATCAGCATCGGCGTCACCAGTCTAGACACTGACGACACACAAGTCTCCGATGTTCTGAAGAGAGCCGATCGCGCGCTCTATGAAGCAAAACGTAACGGACGAAACCAAGTAAAGGTGGACCGCCCGTAA
- a CDS encoding inovirus Gp2 family protein: protein MNHQYTSEDKFNNYDLPQPTKRKQRFFYRKFHLYKISQLIEKALKYHTRLSVFRIDLHLPEDFDDADSKVITRFFKSLNAKLDVDIKRKEKSWGRGLKNKTSYIWAKEKNTSEQYHYHVAIFLNKDIYYQLGDVGASDGSLADLIKQAWCSAIKQDKPALVHFCKNGVYRLNLKASDIEQSKNELFKRVCYFAKPNSKVYGGTMRNFATSS, encoded by the coding sequence ATGAATCACCAGTACACATCTGAAGACAAGTTCAATAACTACGACCTACCTCAACCAACGAAACGAAAGCAACGATTCTTCTATCGTAAGTTTCACCTCTACAAGATTTCTCAATTGATAGAGAAAGCATTGAAGTATCACACTAGGCTATCCGTGTTTCGGATAGACCTACACTTACCCGAAGATTTCGATGATGCAGATTCGAAAGTCATCACTCGATTCTTCAAATCTCTAAATGCCAAATTGGACGTAGATATAAAACGTAAAGAGAAAAGCTGGGGAAGGGGTTTAAAGAACAAGACCAGTTACATCTGGGCAAAAGAGAAGAATACCTCTGAGCAGTACCACTACCACGTTGCTATTTTCCTGAACAAAGATATCTATTATCAACTCGGGGATGTAGGAGCGTCAGACGGCTCTCTAGCCGACTTGATTAAGCAAGCGTGGTGCAGTGCTATCAAACAGGATAAACCAGCACTAGTTCATTTCTGCAAAAATGGTGTGTATCGCTTAAACCTGAAAGCATCAGATATTGAACAATCGAAGAATGAACTATTCAAAAGGGTGTGCTATTTCGCTAAACCTAATTCAAAGGTATACGGAGGGACTATGAGAAACTTCGCTACTAGCTCTTGA